The following are encoded together in the Saccharospirillaceae bacterium genome:
- a CDS encoding FxsA family protein, with the protein MPLLLIFIIIPMIELAVLIQVGSHIGILWTLALIFITAIIGVRLLKLQGLSTLMRAQQRLAEGGIPAKELAEGFLLALSGALLLTPGFLTDAFGFALLTPGVRMAMAGSVMKMMKPKMMGGFGHMGGRSAQHHQPPGQTSSQGSVHRNDGPKNVIEGDYKREE; encoded by the coding sequence GTGCCTCTTTTATTGATCTTTATTATCATTCCTATGATTGAGCTGGCTGTCCTGATTCAGGTTGGCTCGCACATCGGCATATTGTGGACCCTGGCGCTGATTTTCATTACCGCCATCATTGGCGTGCGGCTGCTGAAACTGCAAGGATTATCGACCCTGATGCGTGCCCAGCAACGTCTTGCTGAAGGCGGTATCCCAGCCAAAGAACTGGCGGAAGGGTTCTTGCTGGCATTATCCGGTGCCCTGCTGCTGACCCCGGGATTCTTAACCGATGCCTTTGGCTTCGCGTTGCTGACTCCAGGTGTGCGTATGGCTATGGCGGGTTCAGTGATGAAAATGATGAAACCGAAAATGATGGGCGGCTTCGGACATATGGGAGGGCGTTCCGCTCAGCATCATCAGCCACCGGGTCAAACATCCTCCCAGGGCAGCGTTCATCGCAACGATGGACCGAAGAACGTTATCGAAGGCGATTACAAACGCGAAGAGTGA
- a CDS encoding AAA family ATPase, with product MRILSLRLKNINSLKGEWKIDFTNDEFLDNGLFAITGATGAGKSSLLDAICLALYHETPRLSVSINENQLMTRHTAESLAEVEFEVKGKAGNECYRAFWSQRRARGSSEGKLQPPKVELVKVSGDSEAEQNKIITDKIGDKLRLTSELTGLDFQRFTKSMLLAQGGFAAFLQASANERAELLEELTGTEIYGEISQRVYEDTRDQEQILDRLQAKVEGMQLLPAEEIERLNEQKAELKAEIQQQSAQQKSWQQQHQWRQQCSDLQQQLKQASAAVAEVKQTRQQQQTELDALQRDIPAQKIQPVYKQLQQLTAQSETQQRQLNEKQTLLSEAQATGDKQQQAVTEQTQQFQQHQQLQQQTEQLIHDQVMPLDLQITQQTSQQAQQQNDCQEQQQKLTQLQSQHAELTRQQQQDISQQITLQDWLQQHPWQTLASQLPLWQQQLQQRSDGMVQQQGLQRQLLSQQDELKRHQQQIHHLSEQLAKSQQIRQDSEQVCLQLENKRAQLLVDFSEPQLHQRYEDWQQQRPAIEQLKTIQPLFIKAAMKQQQLRADIATQQQHQAEKDTHRQALRGQYKQQKVQVEQLKIIVEQQRQIADLSHYRAQLQPGEDCPLCGSQQHPKISDYANQHPDQYQTQLIEAEQLLEQLKQQGTELKTELEKSQLQIEHQQQQLSEIEQQLNNWQENWQQAALPLSLTLTIAEQQPFEGWMEKHQEQGDQLHNLIKRLDSLNAQLQEQTQLLNKANVDQQAAEHQTLQAQQQSQHCQQQLSEIEAKVSEQQKVLAELEQHLNQSLTAFELTLPDDEEQQLWLDEQQQRAQQFASQSELLQQLQQTISVAEKQIDLAAQQLTEQQKIATGSETVLKDCNQQLTELQQQRQKLFADKDPAKEKQLLSEQTKQLSQQLSAAEQTLQQNQQYLSGLQGEIQQLQNTSSDVSKQLVARNDEWQHQLQQSDFDDVGQFTQALLSDEKRQQLTELKNSLEQALERALAVEQQVDKSLQSLLAGPKTELSLQQLAENLDATEQQLAQQQQRLGEISATLSREEEQRASQKTLFEKIAIQQQSVTSWRQLNELIGSAKGDKFRKFAQGLTLDHLIYLANQQLDRLHARYQLKRKADQALSLEVLDTWLGDTARDTKTLSGGESFLVSLALALALSDLVSHKTRIDSLFLDEGFGTLDAETLEVALNALDNLNASGKMIGVISHVEALKERIPLQIEVRKENGLGYSQLADQYRVSGMQ from the coding sequence GTGAGAATTTTATCCTTGCGGTTAAAAAATATTAATTCCCTCAAAGGTGAATGGAAAATTGATTTCACCAACGATGAGTTCCTCGATAACGGCTTATTTGCTATCACCGGAGCTACCGGCGCTGGTAAAAGCAGTCTGCTGGATGCTATTTGTTTAGCGTTGTATCACGAAACCCCGAGGTTGAGTGTATCGATCAATGAAAACCAGTTAATGACCCGTCATACCGCTGAGTCTCTGGCGGAAGTGGAATTCGAGGTTAAGGGCAAAGCCGGCAATGAATGTTATCGTGCTTTCTGGTCACAGCGCCGTGCCCGGGGCAGCAGTGAGGGTAAATTACAGCCGCCAAAAGTCGAGCTGGTGAAAGTCAGTGGTGATAGCGAAGCCGAACAGAACAAAATTATTACCGATAAAATCGGTGATAAATTACGTCTGACCAGTGAATTAACTGGTTTGGATTTTCAGCGTTTTACCAAATCGATGTTATTGGCCCAAGGCGGGTTTGCTGCATTCTTGCAGGCCTCTGCCAATGAAAGAGCAGAGTTATTAGAAGAACTGACCGGCACCGAAATTTACGGTGAAATTTCACAACGAGTATACGAGGATACTCGCGACCAGGAACAAATATTAGATCGACTGCAAGCCAAAGTTGAGGGAATGCAGTTATTGCCTGCGGAAGAGATCGAAAGGTTGAATGAGCAAAAAGCTGAACTGAAGGCTGAGATTCAACAACAATCTGCTCAACAAAAGTCCTGGCAGCAACAGCATCAATGGCGTCAGCAATGCAGCGATTTGCAACAGCAGCTGAAGCAGGCCAGCGCAGCAGTTGCCGAAGTGAAGCAGACCCGGCAGCAGCAACAAACCGAATTAGATGCCTTACAGCGTGATATTCCAGCCCAGAAAATTCAGCCGGTGTATAAGCAATTACAGCAACTGACGGCCCAGTCTGAAACTCAGCAACGCCAGCTGAACGAAAAACAAACACTGCTCAGTGAAGCTCAGGCAACCGGCGATAAACAGCAGCAAGCAGTTACAGAACAGACTCAGCAATTCCAGCAGCATCAGCAGTTGCAGCAACAAACCGAGCAGCTGATTCATGATCAGGTGATGCCGCTGGATCTACAGATTACTCAGCAAACTTCACAGCAGGCACAGCAACAAAACGACTGTCAGGAACAACAACAGAAGTTAACCCAACTGCAAAGCCAACATGCGGAATTAACCCGGCAACAGCAGCAGGATATTAGTCAGCAAATAACGCTGCAGGATTGGTTACAGCAGCATCCCTGGCAAACACTAGCCAGCCAGCTGCCGTTATGGCAACAACAGCTGCAACAACGCAGTGACGGGATGGTGCAACAGCAAGGTTTACAGCGTCAGTTGTTATCTCAACAAGACGAATTAAAAAGGCATCAGCAGCAGATTCACCACCTATCTGAGCAGCTGGCTAAATCGCAACAGATACGCCAGGACAGTGAGCAGGTGTGCCTGCAGCTAGAGAACAAACGTGCGCAGTTATTAGTGGATTTCAGCGAACCACAGTTACACCAGCGTTACGAAGATTGGCAACAACAGCGCCCGGCGATTGAGCAATTAAAAACCATTCAGCCGTTATTTATAAAAGCGGCAATGAAGCAGCAACAGTTGCGAGCCGATATCGCCACACAGCAACAACATCAGGCGGAAAAAGATACTCATCGACAAGCATTACGTGGCCAATATAAACAGCAAAAGGTACAGGTCGAACAACTCAAAATCATTGTCGAACAACAACGTCAGATTGCTGATTTAAGCCATTATCGTGCGCAATTACAGCCGGGCGAAGATTGCCCGTTATGTGGCTCACAACAGCATCCAAAAATCAGCGACTACGCTAATCAGCATCCCGACCAATATCAGACCCAACTGATTGAAGCGGAACAATTATTAGAGCAGTTAAAACAACAAGGTACTGAACTTAAAACTGAGTTGGAAAAAAGCCAACTGCAGATTGAACATCAGCAACAGCAGTTATCCGAGATTGAGCAGCAACTTAATAACTGGCAGGAAAACTGGCAACAAGCAGCACTGCCTTTATCATTGACGCTGACAATTGCTGAGCAACAGCCGTTTGAGGGCTGGATGGAGAAACATCAGGAACAGGGTGATCAATTACATAACCTGATCAAACGTCTCGATTCTCTGAATGCTCAGCTGCAAGAGCAAACACAGTTACTAAATAAAGCGAATGTCGATCAACAGGCGGCAGAACACCAGACGCTACAGGCACAACAACAAAGCCAACACTGCCAGCAGCAGTTAAGCGAAATTGAAGCGAAGGTATCTGAACAACAAAAGGTCTTGGCTGAACTTGAGCAACACCTGAATCAATCACTGACCGCATTTGAATTAACCTTGCCAGATGATGAAGAGCAGCAACTGTGGCTTGATGAGCAACAACAGCGAGCACAACAATTTGCCAGTCAGAGTGAGTTGCTTCAGCAACTGCAACAGACCATCAGCGTTGCGGAAAAACAAATCGACCTGGCTGCACAGCAATTAACCGAACAGCAAAAAATTGCGACTGGCTCCGAAACTGTATTAAAGGACTGTAACCAACAGCTGACAGAGTTACAACAACAACGTCAGAAATTGTTTGCTGATAAAGACCCTGCGAAAGAAAAGCAGCTGCTTAGTGAACAAACCAAACAACTTAGCCAACAGTTGTCTGCTGCTGAGCAAACCCTACAGCAAAACCAGCAATATCTCAGTGGTTTACAGGGTGAAATTCAACAGCTGCAAAACACGTCAAGCGACGTGAGTAAGCAACTGGTCGCTCGAAACGACGAATGGCAACACCAGTTACAACAGAGTGATTTTGACGACGTCGGGCAATTCACCCAGGCGTTGTTAAGCGATGAAAAGCGCCAGCAATTAACGGAGCTTAAAAACAGCCTGGAGCAAGCGTTAGAGCGGGCTTTAGCGGTGGAGCAACAAGTCGATAAATCATTGCAGTCACTGTTAGCGGGGCCCAAAACGGAATTGTCGCTGCAGCAATTGGCTGAAAACCTTGATGCTACCGAGCAACAACTGGCACAGCAACAACAGCGATTGGGAGAAATAAGCGCAACTTTATCTCGTGAAGAGGAGCAACGGGCCAGTCAGAAAACACTATTTGAAAAAATCGCCATACAGCAACAAAGTGTCACCAGTTGGCGGCAATTAAATGAGTTGATTGGCTCGGCCAAAGGCGACAAGTTCCGTAAGTTTGCTCAAGGTTTAACCCTGGATCATTTAATTTACCTGGCCAATCAACAATTGGATCGCTTGCATGCGCGTTATCAGCTGAAACGTAAGGCCGATCAGGCATTAAGCCTGGAAGTACTGGACACCTGGCTAGGCGATACTGCCCGCGATACCAAAACCTTATCTGGTGGTGAGAGTTTCTTGGTGAGTTTGGCGTTAGCGTTAGCGCTATCAGATTTAGTTAGCCATAAAACTCGCATTGATTCTTTATTCCTCGATGAAGGCTTCGGTACTCTTGATGCAGAAACCTTAGAAGTGGCGCTGAATGCACTGGATAATTTAAACGCCAGCGGAAAAATGATTGGTGTTATTTCTCACGTAGAAGCGTTGAAAGAAAGGATTCCATTGCAGATCGAAGTGCGCAAGGAAAACGGTTTGGGTTATAGCCAGCTGGCGGATCAGTATCGAGTTTCGGGGATGCAGTAA
- the sbcD gene encoding exonuclease subunit SbcD, which produces MASTHSPSNIDNPQSSLDLTPQSTQPDTLQSSEPDEVQSTEQGTPQLRVLHTSDWHLGQHFFGNSRDEEHAAFIDWLLGQVEEHQVDALIIAGDIFDTGTPPSYARARYSQFVAAMQNTGCQLVVLGGNHDSVATLHESRELLACLNASVTATVTEDPQDQILTLKNRNGDVGGILCAIPFLRQRDLVKSRAGDSSQDKQQQLMKAMSDHYLDLFQLAEKKAEQQVKQQGYLLPILATGHMTCVGGQLSESVRELYIGTLDAFPAGLFPKADYIALGHLHRPQKVANSEHIRYSGSPIPLSFDESSAAKQVLLADFNDGELTQVTPLEIPLFRRLKSLQCTLDELPKLLESIAEHGEEDPLMPWLEVVIDADQYISDLQKQIQQHTDVLRLEILRVRRKRTQQERSLQQSSKETLAELEISDVFEACLEQSELSETLEEEQLQTLTGLFNQVVDSIQSPSEDEKKADEKEVAANKAQSGTKLQENNA; this is translated from the coding sequence ATGGCCAGCACTCACTCCCCCTCCAATATCGATAATCCCCAGAGTTCTCTGGATCTGACTCCCCAGTCTACACAGCCGGATACATTGCAATCCTCTGAGCCTGATGAAGTGCAATCTACTGAGCAGGGCACGCCACAACTGCGGGTGCTGCACACTTCAGATTGGCACTTAGGCCAACACTTCTTCGGTAATAGCCGAGATGAGGAACATGCGGCATTTATTGACTGGCTGCTGGGGCAGGTTGAGGAGCACCAGGTCGATGCGCTGATCATCGCTGGTGATATCTTTGATACCGGCACGCCACCAAGTTACGCCCGGGCCCGCTACAGCCAGTTTGTGGCGGCAATGCAGAACACGGGCTGTCAGTTGGTGGTGTTGGGGGGGAACCACGATTCGGTCGCAACCTTGCACGAGTCTCGCGAGTTGCTGGCTTGCCTCAATGCCTCGGTTACCGCGACTGTCACCGAAGATCCGCAAGATCAGATTTTAACGCTGAAAAATCGCAATGGGGACGTAGGCGGAATTTTATGCGCCATTCCGTTTTTGCGTCAGCGTGACCTTGTAAAAAGCCGTGCTGGTGATTCGTCTCAGGATAAACAACAGCAGCTAATGAAAGCGATGAGCGACCATTACCTCGACTTATTTCAGCTGGCTGAGAAAAAGGCAGAGCAGCAGGTAAAACAACAGGGATATTTATTACCAATTCTCGCTACCGGCCATATGACTTGCGTTGGCGGTCAGTTGTCAGAATCAGTACGGGAACTCTATATCGGCACACTGGATGCCTTTCCTGCGGGGCTATTTCCTAAGGCAGACTACATTGCATTGGGCCATTTGCATCGGCCACAAAAAGTCGCCAACAGCGAACATATCCGTTACAGCGGCTCGCCCATTCCATTGAGCTTTGATGAATCATCGGCTGCTAAGCAAGTACTGCTGGCGGATTTCAATGACGGTGAATTAACTCAGGTAACGCCACTGGAAATACCGTTGTTTCGTCGACTGAAGTCACTGCAATGCACATTAGATGAACTGCCGAAGCTATTAGAAAGCATCGCCGAGCACGGCGAAGAAGATCCACTGATGCCCTGGCTAGAAGTGGTGATTGATGCTGACCAATATATCTCTGATCTGCAAAAGCAGATTCAGCAACACACCGATGTATTACGGCTTGAAATTCTCCGGGTCAGACGAAAACGCACCCAGCAGGAGAGAAGCTTGCAGCAGTCGAGCAAGGAAACTCTGGCAGAGCTGGAAATCAGTGATGTATTTGAAGCTTGTTTAGAGCAGTCCGAACTGAGCGAAACTTTGGAAGAAGAACAATTACAGACATTAACCGGGTTGTTTAATCAGGTGGTGGATAGTATTCAGTCGCCTTCAGAAGACGAAAAAAAGGCGGATGAGAAAGAAGTTGCTGCAAATAAAGCGCAGTCGGGCACAAAGCTGCAGGAGAATAACGCGTGA
- a CDS encoding AAA family ATPase, with translation MRLHEIHINNFRKLKNCHIKFRDTTFLIGPNNAGKSSVFSALEHFHKNSNLDREDYSKEYNEDEESYTYEDEVEIVAEYHNLPDTAHSWIGFKGRVISSQDQLDGETGNSIVYKKVWSLNQSKPKIFMKEYPRTRSALYAECRKVSDLVGEHYSEVFLKEHFGEANFDKNLTIAATKSKLLDLPECWDVQVEEEASWVENPGGIPGNVLSKLPIIVVIPAESCISELTSPGGALFTLLGGLFDQVRSNSENYFQAQAFLNNLAAELNPNDETTDFGQLISDLNGMVDTLFPDSAVHVSATLDVPDKSIKPQFKVEMESNVKTAVNYQGHGMIRATAFQLLRFVQDFINRNTDNPRATIFCFEEPEIYLHPSAANQMRDSLYDLAGPNCQIIATTHSPYMVNLGSEKSMSLTKFSFTEDNFSTANTFNLEEAFLTLVEDEKHNLKMLLKVDDYISRMFFSKKCVFFEGDTEEVVVRETIKRLSHEDKARVIGNCEFLRARGKAVLISIAKYLNALDVNYMFMHDRDTGTERAEAMNAPILAQTGEDRRIMIDECIEDLLGYDAPSNEKPYRAHQHIQDNWGEEFVDLPNDWKSTFINLCSPYLDHLRDAP, from the coding sequence ATGAGACTGCATGAGATCCATATAAATAATTTTAGAAAGCTCAAAAATTGTCACATAAAATTTAGAGACACGACCTTTCTTATTGGGCCGAATAATGCAGGAAAGTCTAGTGTCTTTTCCGCGTTAGAGCATTTTCATAAAAACTCTAATCTAGACAGAGAAGACTATTCCAAGGAGTATAACGAAGATGAAGAGAGCTATACCTACGAAGATGAGGTTGAAATTGTAGCGGAGTATCACAATTTACCTGATACTGCTCACAGCTGGATTGGGTTTAAAGGAAGAGTAATATCATCTCAAGATCAGCTAGATGGTGAGACTGGAAATTCTATCGTATACAAAAAGGTTTGGTCTCTTAATCAAAGCAAACCAAAAATTTTTATGAAGGAGTATCCTAGAACTAGGAGTGCATTGTACGCTGAATGCAGAAAGGTATCAGATCTCGTTGGAGAACATTATTCGGAAGTATTTCTGAAAGAACATTTTGGAGAGGCGAACTTTGATAAAAATCTGACAATAGCTGCAACTAAATCGAAGCTATTAGATTTGCCCGAATGCTGGGATGTTCAAGTGGAAGAAGAAGCTAGTTGGGTGGAAAACCCAGGTGGTATTCCAGGTAATGTCTTATCAAAGTTACCCATTATTGTTGTTATACCTGCAGAATCTTGTATTTCCGAACTTACCAGCCCGGGAGGAGCATTATTTACTTTGTTGGGAGGGTTATTCGATCAAGTTAGAAGCAACTCCGAAAACTATTTTCAAGCACAGGCTTTTCTAAATAATCTGGCCGCTGAGCTTAATCCAAATGATGAAACAACTGATTTTGGCCAATTAATTAGTGACCTTAATGGAATGGTGGATACTCTTTTTCCTGACTCGGCTGTACATGTTAGTGCGACACTTGATGTGCCAGATAAATCTATTAAACCTCAATTTAAGGTAGAGATGGAGAGTAATGTAAAAACTGCTGTGAACTATCAGGGTCACGGAATGATCAGGGCAACAGCTTTTCAGCTCTTGAGATTTGTTCAAGATTTTATAAATAGAAACACCGACAACCCTAGAGCAACCATATTTTGCTTTGAAGAGCCTGAAATATATTTACACCCTTCGGCGGCAAATCAAATGCGGGACTCATTATATGATTTAGCAGGCCCAAATTGTCAGATTATCGCGACTACACATTCGCCTTATATGGTTAATCTTGGATCTGAGAAAAGCATGAGTCTCACGAAATTTAGTTTTACTGAAGACAACTTTTCGACCGCAAATACTTTTAACCTAGAAGAAGCTTTCTTAACGCTTGTCGAAGATGAAAAGCATAACTTGAAAATGCTTTTGAAAGTCGATGACTATATATCAAGGATGTTCTTCTCAAAGAAATGTGTATTTTTTGAAGGTGATACGGAAGAAGTAGTCGTACGCGAAACAATAAAGAGGTTGTCTCATGAAGATAAGGCAAGAGTTATAGGAAATTGCGAATTTCTGAGAGCCAGAGGAAAAGCAGTGCTTATATCAATTGCAAAATATTTGAATGCCTTAGATGTAAACTACATGTTTATGCACGACCGTGATACTGGGACAGAGCGTGCGGAAGCAATGAATGCTCCGATTTTGGCTCAGACAGGAGAAGATAGGCGAATTATGATCGATGAGTGCATTGAGGATTTGTTGGGTTATGATGCACCAAGTAACGAAAAACCATACAGGGCCCATCAACATATACAAGATAATTGGGGGGAGGAATTTGTTGATTTGCCTAATGATTGGAAATCTACGTTCATCAACTTGTGCAGCCCATACTTGGATCATCTTCGAGACGCGCCTTAA
- the groL gene encoding chaperonin GroEL (60 kDa chaperone family; promotes refolding of misfolded polypeptides especially under stressful conditions; forms two stacked rings of heptamers to form a barrel-shaped 14mer; ends can be capped by GroES; misfolded proteins enter the barrel where they are refolded when GroES binds) — protein sequence MAAKEVKFGNDGRVAMLNGVNVLADAVKVTLGPKGRNVVLEKSFGAPTITKDGVSVAREIELEDKFENMGAQMVKEVASQANDQAGDGTTTATVLAQSIVNEGLKSVAAGMNPMDLKRGIDKATAAVVESLKAQAQPCTDSKAIAQVGTISANADETVGRIIAEAMEKVGQEGVITVEEGKGLEDELDVVEGMQFDRGYLSPYFVNNQEKMITELENPLLLLVDKKVDNLQELIPVLEGVAKAGRPLLIVAEDVEGQALATLVVNNLRGTFKVAAVKAPGFGDRRKAMLQDIAILTGAQVISEEVGMSLETTSLEMLGTAKKVVISKENTVIVDGAGNEADVNARVEQIRAEMEASTSDYDKEKLQERVAKLAGGVAVIKVGAGSEVEMKEKKDRVDDALHATRAAVEEGVVAGGGVALVRALASVEVNGDNEDQNVGITLALRAMEAPIRQIAENAGAEGSVVVDKVKAGEGSFGFNAGTGEYGDMIEMGILDPAKVTRSSLQAAASIAGLMITTEAMVAELPAGDAPAMPDMGGMGGMGGMGGMM from the coding sequence ATGGCTGCTAAAGAAGTTAAATTTGGTAATGATGGCCGCGTTGCCATGTTGAACGGCGTAAACGTTCTGGCTGACGCTGTAAAAGTAACTCTGGGTCCTAAGGGCCGCAACGTGGTTCTGGAGAAGTCTTTTGGCGCTCCGACCATCACTAAAGATGGTGTATCCGTAGCACGTGAAATCGAACTGGAAGACAAGTTCGAAAACATGGGTGCACAAATGGTTAAAGAAGTAGCCTCTCAGGCCAACGATCAGGCGGGTGACGGTACCACTACTGCAACCGTACTGGCTCAGTCCATCGTTAACGAAGGTCTGAAATCGGTTGCCGCTGGCATGAATCCAATGGACCTGAAGCGCGGCATCGACAAAGCGACTGCTGCGGTGGTTGAGTCTCTGAAGGCACAAGCTCAGCCTTGTACTGATTCTAAAGCGATCGCTCAGGTAGGTACTATCTCTGCAAACGCTGATGAAACTGTTGGCCGCATCATCGCCGAAGCGATGGAAAAAGTAGGTCAGGAAGGTGTTATCACCGTTGAAGAAGGTAAAGGTCTGGAAGACGAGCTGGACGTGGTTGAAGGTATGCAGTTCGACCGCGGTTACCTGTCTCCATACTTCGTAAACAATCAGGAAAAAATGATCACAGAGCTGGAAAACCCGCTGCTGTTACTGGTTGATAAGAAAGTAGACAACCTGCAGGAACTGATTCCGGTACTGGAAGGTGTTGCTAAAGCCGGTCGTCCACTGCTGATCGTTGCAGAAGACGTTGAAGGTCAGGCACTGGCCACTCTGGTTGTCAACAACCTGCGTGGTACGTTCAAAGTTGCTGCTGTTAAAGCGCCTGGTTTCGGCGATCGTCGCAAAGCCATGCTGCAAGACATCGCAATTCTGACTGGCGCTCAGGTAATTTCTGAAGAAGTAGGTATGTCTCTGGAAACCACTTCTCTGGAAATGCTGGGTACGGCTAAGAAAGTTGTGATCAGCAAAGAAAACACCGTCATCGTAGATGGCGCTGGTAACGAAGCTGACGTTAACGCACGTGTTGAACAGATCCGTGCTGAGATGGAAGCCTCAACCTCTGACTACGACAAAGAAAAACTGCAGGAACGTGTTGCTAAGCTGGCCGGCGGTGTTGCCGTGATCAAGGTTGGTGCTGGTTCTGAAGTTGAAATGAAAGAGAAAAAAGACCGCGTTGATGACGCTCTGCACGCAACTCGCGCCGCCGTAGAAGAAGGTGTTGTTGCTGGTGGTGGTGTTGCTCTGGTTCGCGCTCTGGCTTCTGTAGAAGTGAATGGGGACAACGAAGACCAGAACGTAGGTATCACCCTGGCACTGCGTGCGATGGAAGCCCCAATCCGTCAGATCGCTGAAAACGCGGGTGCAGAAGGTTCTGTAGTTGTCGACAAAGTGAAAGCAGGCGAAGGTTCCTTCGGTTTCAACGCGGGTACCGGTGAGTACGGCGACATGATCGAAATGGGTATCCTGGACCCGGCTAAAGTAACCCGTTCTTCTCTGCAAGCAGCTGCTTCTATCGCTGGTCTGATGATCACTACCGAAGCAATGGTTGCTGAACTGCCAGCGGGCGACGCTCCTGCAATGCCTGATATGGGTGGCATGGGCGGTATGGGTGGCATGGGCGGCATGATGTAA
- a CDS encoding endonuclease/exonuclease/phosphatase family protein: MLQKDKFRSLAAGLLLIINGYTIAPLYLSKSPSTSSGQISENSAHKILLSNVNSANSEHQRLIDLIQQESPDILVLLEINDAWLNSLQTIKTTYPFEKAIARNDNFGIAVFSKLYLDKAEVRYWGNRGLPSLMLNYQWQGQGITLLATHPLPPITKDMMQQRDTQLLQAAATAAQQSGPVIMLGDFNITPWSSAFNQSIELSGLSNCRNGFGILPTWPAQLKWPALMIPIDHCLASDAITVSELRTGDDIGSDHLPLIIELQLH; encoded by the coding sequence GTGCTGCAAAAAGACAAATTCAGAAGCCTGGCAGCAGGCCTGCTGCTGATTATTAATGGTTATACGATTGCGCCTTTGTATTTATCGAAAAGCCCGTCAACTTCTTCTGGCCAAATATCGGAAAATAGCGCCCATAAAATCCTGCTAAGTAACGTCAACTCCGCCAACAGCGAACATCAGCGGCTGATTGATCTGATTCAACAGGAATCTCCGGATATTCTGGTGCTGTTGGAAATAAATGATGCCTGGCTGAACTCTCTGCAAACCATCAAAACAACGTACCCGTTTGAAAAAGCCATCGCTCGCAATGATAACTTCGGCATTGCGGTTTTCAGCAAGTTGTACCTCGATAAAGCCGAAGTTCGCTACTGGGGCAATCGTGGTTTACCCAGCTTAATGCTGAACTATCAGTGGCAAGGCCAGGGCATTACCTTGCTGGCAACCCATCCATTGCCACCCATCACAAAAGACATGATGCAACAGCGCGATACTCAGCTGTTGCAGGCGGCTGCAACAGCAGCACAACAAAGCGGACCAGTGATTATGCTGGGCGATTTTAATATCACGCCCTGGTCTTCGGCCTTTAATCAGAGCATCGAGCTCTCCGGGTTAAGCAATTGCCGTAATGGCTTCGGCATTCTGCCGACGTGGCCAGCTCAGTTAAAATGGCCAGCCCTGATGATTCCCATCGATCATTGTCTGGCAAGTGATGCAATCACTGTCTCGGAGTTACGTACCGGAGACGATATTGGCTCGGATCACTTGCCATTAATTATTGAATTGCAGTTACATTAA
- a CDS encoding co-chaperone GroES, which yields MKIRPLHDRVVVRRKEEEQATAGGIILPGAAAEKPNQGVVVAVGNGRVLDNGDTSPLAVKEGDVVVFGKYSGSNTIDVDGEELLILSENEIYGVLED from the coding sequence ATGAAAATCCGTCCTTTACACGATCGCGTCGTTGTACGTCGCAAGGAAGAAGAGCAAGCAACTGCAGGTGGCATCATCCTGCCAGGCGCTGCCGCTGAAAAACCTAACCAGGGTGTAGTGGTTGCTGTCGGTAACGGTCGAGTTCTGGATAACGGCGACACCAGTCCGTTAGCAGTTAAAGAAGGCGACGTTGTAGTATTCGGAAAATACTCCGGTTCGAACACCATCGACGTTGATGGCGAAGAGTTACTGATTCTGAGCGAAAACGAAATTTACGGTGTACTGGAAGACTGA